TCGACCCAGGCCTCGCATGCCAACAGCTCGATTCGCAACCAAGCGGCGTAGCGACTCTGCGGTTCCCATATGGAGGTCATCCGGGGAAGCGCATAGCGGGGGATCATCACTGGTCCTTTTGGCAGGAGAGGGTGCAGGGCATCGGATTTAGGGGGTAGGGGTTAAGCACGTCTTTGGCTTTTGTACCCTGAACCCTATACCCTACACCCTGTTTTCAGGAGAGTAGGGCCACTTGTGGAGCAGGGCCGATAGAGGTAATGGCAAACGCGTCGTCGCGTAAAATCCTTTTCGTTAGCGATTCGAACTGATCGATGGAAACCGAATCGATCCCGGCAATGATTTCATCCAGGCTATAGGTACGATCGAAGTAGATCTCCATCTTGGCAAGACGAGTCATGCGACTGCTGGTCCCCTCGAGACCGAGGAATAGACTGCCCTTAAGCTGATCCTTCGCCTGTTGGAGATCACCAGGGTCGATTGATTGATTTCGCAGACGACCGCACTCAGCCCGAATCAGATCCACGACCTGGCCTGAGGACTCAGGATCGGTTCCGGCATAGATGACCAGCAGACCACAATCACGGTATGAGGCCTGGTAGGAGTAGATCGAGTACGCCAAGCCTCGTTTTTCACGGATCTCCTGAAAGAGTCGAGAGCTCATACTGCCACCCAGCATCGCGTTCAACAGGTAGAGGGCGTAGCGATCCTGGTGCGCATAGGGGAGGCCATCCATGCCGAGGCACAGGTGGAGCTGGGCCGTGTCACGCTCCTCCATCCTGACCGCCGCCCTGGAAGAGGGTGGTGGGGAGTCGACATAGACGGTTCGACCTTCAAAACCATTAAATGTCCGCGCCACCAAATCCACCAGCTGCTCATGCTCCAGATCGCCCGCCGCCGCCACTACGGTCCGATCAGGACGGTAGAAGCGGTCCATGTGGCGACGAACGTCGTCTTGCGTAAAAAGACACACTGTCTCCTTCCGTCCCAGGATCGGCCTGGCCACCGGATGATCACTCCAGATCGCCTCGGCAAAGAGATCGTGAACCAGGTCATCTGGGGTATCCTCCACCATCTTGATCTCCTGAAGCACGACCTGCCTCTCCCGCTCAATATCTTTGGGATGAAGGCTGGAATGGAGGAAGGTATCGGCTAGGAGGTCAATGGCCAAGGGAAGGTGCTCGCCCAGAACCTTGGCGAAAAAGCAGGTATTCTCACGGCTCGTGAAGGCATCAAGTGTGCCGCCAACAGCGTCAATCGCCCTGGCAATCTCCTGCGCGCTCCGCCGCTCGGTCCCCTTGAAGAGCATATGTTCGATGAAGTGCGAAATGCCGGCTCCCTCCAGCGCCTCATCCCGAGATCCGACCCTCACCCAGACACCGATCGAGGCTGATTTCACAGCAGGCATCTGCTCGCTGAGCACAACCATCCCATTCGGTAATACCTGACGATTGTAGGACAGCTCTGTCATCGCTCAGGAGGACCCCTGCTCCGCTTTGACCTGCACCTCCGACTCCAACACCTCTTTTCGACTCAACCGGAGCTTACCGTTCTTGTCGATGTCGATCACCTTCACCATGACCTCATCTCCTTCCGACAAGACGTCTTCGACCTTCTTCACCCGGTGTTCGGCAATCTGAGAGATGTGCAGAAGGCCATCGGTTCCGGGAAGAATCTGCACAAAGGCGCCGAAGTCCATAATCTTGACCACCTTCCCTCGATAGACTTTGCCGACCTCAGGAACCTCGACGATCTTGCTGATGATCGACAACGCCTTCTGCGCTGCCGCCTCGTCAACCGAGGCGATCTCGATCCGTCCATCGTCTGAGACATCGATCTTCGCCCCAGAGTCTGCCACAATCCCACGGATCACCTTGCCGCCAGGGCCGATGACATCGCGGATCTTATCCACCGGGATCATCAGCGTAATGATGCGGGGGGCATACGCTGACATATTCGGCCTCGGCTCCGCAATGGCGCGGTCCATCTGATCCAAGATGTGGAGGCGAGCGCGTCTGGCCTGACCAAGCGCCTTCGGCATGAGACTGGGTGCGATACCTTGAGTCTTGATATCTAATTGCAACGCAGTGATCCCTTTTCGGGTACCAGCCACCTTGAAGTCCATGTCGCCCAGATGATCCTCGAGTCCGATAATATCGGTGAGAATCGCGGTCCGCTCATCTTCTACAACAAGCCCCATCGCAACCCCAGCCACTGATGACCGGATCGGCACCCCGGCATCCATCAAGCTGAGGCTCGCACCGCAGACTGTAGCCATGGAAGACGATCCATTCGATTCGAGGATATCCGAGACGATCCGGAGGGTGTACGAAAACTCCTCCTTCGGCGGCAACGCCGCGAGTAGAGCCCGCTCGGCAAGCGCCCCGTGTCCGATCTCACGCCGACCAGGACCACGCATGAACTTGACCTCGCCGACGCTGAACGGTGGAAAGTTGTAATGGAGCATAAACCGTTTGGTGCCTTCTCCCTCGAGATTATCCAGGCGCTGTTCATCTTCCGAGGTGCCAAGCGTGGTAGTCACAAGGGCCTGGGTCTGACCCCTGGTGAAGAGAGCCGATCCGTGTGTTCTCGGCAAGACTCCAACCTCAGCAGTAATCGGCCGGACGTCTTCGAGCGATCTCCCGTCCGCCCGCTTCCCCTCTTCCAGGATCATTCGGCGTAACTCCTCGTGCTCGATCTGCTCAAATAGCCCCCTGGCGGCGACCTTCCGATCATCCGGCTCAGCACAGAACGCAGCCATGACCTCATCAAGGAGCGCTTGCCGACGACTGCGCTGCTCCTCCTTCTCGGCGATCCCGGTCAGGGTCCGAAGTCCTTG
The nucleotide sequence above comes from Candidatus Methylomirabilis tolerans. Encoded proteins:
- a CDS encoding insulinase family protein, giving the protein MTELSYNRQVLPNGMVVLSEQMPAVKSASIGVWVRVGSRDEALEGAGISHFIEHMLFKGTERRSAQEIARAIDAVGGTLDAFTSRENTCFFAKVLGEHLPLAIDLLADTFLHSSLHPKDIERERQVVLQEIKMVEDTPDDLVHDLFAEAIWSDHPVARPILGRKETVCLFTQDDVRRHMDRFYRPDRTVVAAAGDLEHEQLVDLVARTFNGFEGRTVYVDSPPPSSRAAVRMEERDTAQLHLCLGMDGLPYAHQDRYALYLLNAMLGGSMSSRLFQEIREKRGLAYSIYSYQASYRDCGLLVIYAGTDPESSGQVVDLIRAECGRLRNQSIDPGDLQQAKDQLKGSLFLGLEGTSSRMTRLAKMEIYFDRTYSLDEIIAGIDSVSIDQFESLTKRILRDDAFAITSIGPAPQVALLS
- the pnp gene encoding polyribonucleotide nucleotidyltransferase yields the protein MSCRVEQIIEGKPLSIEAGRVARQADGAVLVRYGDTVVLVTAVASKQMRQGIDFFPLTVDYQERAYAAGKIPGGFFKREGRPHEKETLTSRLIDRPLRPLFPDGYRHDVQIIATVLSADQENDPDVLAVLGASAALTIAPIPFLGPIGAVRVGRVDGKLVLNPTYAQMEESDIDVVVAGTRSAVVMLEAGANEVPEEVMVEVIEFGHKGIQPMIDMTLELAKELRVEKAPFQVPPVDPELCERVNHLARQGLRTLTGIAEKEEQRSRRQALLDEVMAAFCAEPDDRKVAARGLFEQIEHEELRRMILEEGKRADGRSLEDVRPITAEVGVLPRTHGSALFTRGQTQALVTTTLGTSEDEQRLDNLEGEGTKRFMLHYNFPPFSVGEVKFMRGPGRREIGHGALAERALLAALPPKEEFSYTLRIVSDILESNGSSSMATVCGASLSLMDAGVPIRSSVAGVAMGLVVEDERTAILTDIIGLEDHLGDMDFKVAGTRKGITALQLDIKTQGIAPSLMPKALGQARRARLHILDQMDRAIAEPRPNMSAYAPRIITLMIPVDKIRDVIGPGGKVIRGIVADSGAKIDVSDDGRIEIASVDEAAAQKALSIISKIVEVPEVGKVYRGKVVKIMDFGAFVQILPGTDGLLHISQIAEHRVKKVEDVLSEGDEVMVKVIDIDKNGKLRLSRKEVLESEVQVKAEQGSS